One window of Mus caroli chromosome 11, CAROLI_EIJ_v1.1, whole genome shotgun sequence genomic DNA carries:
- the Btnl10 gene encoding butyrophilin-like protein 10 isoform X1 has translation MARAHPGDVILPSILVSFILLQLLTSGNGKSDFLVLGPPHPLLAIVGQDKELPCKLSLNISAEGMELRWYRDKPSSVVHVYKNGEDVYDEQMTEYKGRTSFNGSHVARGEAAVKIHNITVFDNGTYHCVFKEYTSHSQATLWLKVAGRGSSPRIRVTDTQDKGIRAECTSAGWYPEPKVEWLDLKGQPVSAESHFSVSASTGLVALLSIVTPQDTAVGGLTCSISNPLLPEKVTETYLLASLSRRPLSTESGPALPLILTALGLVSAAIACAFGKCHKEEHKTNQEEEDPGARDEAGLFHVSLSLDPETASPKLMVSEDQKSVKRLLFDQDVYPSSRRFNQDPCILAQERFEAGRHYWEVEVGDRRAWILGVCLESLVREGRIPKSPQHGLWALEFYKKKLQALSYPRTCLSPPEPLRRVGILLDFEAGHISFYNSTNGSLIYVFSGFSFSGPLQPFFCLWTHDPRPLTICSVVTETKEDTESSGDPGLPGDS, from the exons ATGGCAAGGGCACACCCTGGAGATGTTATTCTGCCAAGCATCTTGGTCAGCTTCATCCTCCTGCAACTCCTGACTTCTGGGAACG GAAAATCAGATTTCCTGGTCCTTGGACCTCCCCACCCACTTCTGGCCATAGTTGGTCAAGACAAAGAGTTGCCCTGCAAACTGTCACTCAACATCAGCGCTGAGGGCATGGAGCTGAGGTGGTACAGGGACAAGCCCTCATCAGTTGTGCACGTGTACAAGAATGGGGAGGATGTGTATGACGAGCAGATGACGGAATATAAGGGAAGGACCTCATTCAATGGCAGCCATGTGGCCAGGGGAGAGGCCGCTGTGAAGATCCACAACATCACAGTGTTTGACAACGGGACTTATCACTGTGTGTTTAAGGAGTACACATCCCACAGCCAGGCCACCCTGTGGCTGAAGGTGGCAG gaCGGGGCTCGTCCCCCAGAATCCGTGTGACTGACACCCAGGACAAAGGCATCCGGGCCGAGTGCACCTCAGCAGGCTGGTACCCCGAGCCCAAGGTGGAGTGGCTGGACCTTAAAGGACAACCAGTGTCTGCTGAGAGTCACTTCTCAGTTTCAGCCAGCACTGGCCTCGTGGCCCTGCTATCCATTGTGACTCCCCAAGATACGGCTGTGGGGGGCCTGACTTGCTCCATCTCCAATCCCCTCCTCCCAGAGAAGGTGACCGAGACTTACCTGCTGG CCTCCCTGTCCAGAAGGCCTCTGTCCACGGAAAGCGGACCAGCTCTGCCTTTGATCCTCACCGCTCTAGGGCTGGTCTCAGCAGCAATAGCCTGTGCCTTTGGGAAATGTCACAAAGAAGAGCATAAAACAAATCAAGAAGAGGAGGATCCAGGAGCCCGTGATGAGGCCGGGCTCTTCCACG TGAGTCTGTCCCTGGACCCTGAAACTGCCAGTCCCAAACTCATGGTGTCTGAAGATCAGAAAAGCGTGAAGCGGCTGCTATTTGACCAGGATGTGtaccccagttccaggagatttaaCCAGGACCCCTGCATCCTGGCTCAAGAGCGATTTGAGGCAGGGAGACATTACTGGGAAGTTGAGGTTGGGGACAGAAGGGCCTGGATTCTGGGTGTGTGTCTAGAGAGTTTGGTACGAGAAGGAAGGATCCCCAAGTCACCCCAGCATGGCCTCTGGGCACTAGAGTTTTACAAGAAGAAACTCCAAGCCCTCTCCTACCCCCGGACTTGCCTGTCTCCTCCAGAGCCCCTCCGGCGGGTGGGCATCCTCTTAGACTTTGAGGCAGGGCACATCTCCTTTTATAATTCAACCAATGGCTCTCTGATCTATGTGTTCTCTGGGTTCTCCTTTTCTGGTCCCCTGCAGCCATTCTTCTGCCTCTGGACCCATGACCCCAGACCCCTAACCATCTGCTCGGTGGTCACAGAGACCAAAGAAGACACAGAATCTTCTGGAGATCCCGGCCTCCCTGGGGACTCCTGA
- the Btnl10 gene encoding butyrophilin-like protein 10 isoform X2 — translation MARAHPGDVILPSILVSFILLQLLTSGNGKSDFLVLGPPHPLLAIVGQDKELPCKLSLNISAEGMELRWYRDKPSSVVHVYKNGEDVYDEQMTEYKGRTSFNGSHVARGEAAVKIHNITVFDNGTYHCVFKEYTSHSQATLWLKVAGRGSSPRIRVTDTQDKGIRAECTSAGWYPEPKVEWLDLKGQPVSAESHFSVSASTGLVALLSIVTPQDTAVGGLTCSISNPLLPEKDTEFLAAAVKVPVSRAHTRNVGQSVQSHGSSIKSLESL, via the exons ATGGCAAGGGCACACCCTGGAGATGTTATTCTGCCAAGCATCTTGGTCAGCTTCATCCTCCTGCAACTCCTGACTTCTGGGAACG GAAAATCAGATTTCCTGGTCCTTGGACCTCCCCACCCACTTCTGGCCATAGTTGGTCAAGACAAAGAGTTGCCCTGCAAACTGTCACTCAACATCAGCGCTGAGGGCATGGAGCTGAGGTGGTACAGGGACAAGCCCTCATCAGTTGTGCACGTGTACAAGAATGGGGAGGATGTGTATGACGAGCAGATGACGGAATATAAGGGAAGGACCTCATTCAATGGCAGCCATGTGGCCAGGGGAGAGGCCGCTGTGAAGATCCACAACATCACAGTGTTTGACAACGGGACTTATCACTGTGTGTTTAAGGAGTACACATCCCACAGCCAGGCCACCCTGTGGCTGAAGGTGGCAG gaCGGGGCTCGTCCCCCAGAATCCGTGTGACTGACACCCAGGACAAAGGCATCCGGGCCGAGTGCACCTCAGCAGGCTGGTACCCCGAGCCCAAGGTGGAGTGGCTGGACCTTAAAGGACAACCAGTGTCTGCTGAGAGTCACTTCTCAGTTTCAGCCAGCACTGGCCTCGTGGCCCTGCTATCCATTGTGACTCCCCAAGATACGGCTGTGGGGGGCCTGACTTGCTCCATCTCCAATCCCCTCCTCCCAGAGAAG gaCACTGAATTCCTTGCAGCTGCAGTTAAGGTACCTGTGAGCAGAGCTCACACGAGGAATGTTGGTCAGAGTGTACAGTCACATGGCAGCAGCATCAAAAGTTTAGAGTCTTTGTAA